A region from the Aquimarina sp. ERC-38 genome encodes:
- a CDS encoding ammonium transporter, with protein sequence MNAQQEEIQKAVDAAVESVNADLGILWIIIAAILVFFMQAGFTLVETGFTRSKNAGNIIMKNFMDLAVGSLMFWLVGYSIMYGGTTILGGFMRDPFDLAMFNQDDWHNLFFQTVFCATAATIVSGAVAGRTKFSTYLIFSAVLTTIIYPISGSWLWPFDDQAWLNNMGFIDFAGSTIVHAVGGFSGLVAAKLVGPRIGKYEDGKVKAILGHNLVYGALGVFILWLGWFGFNGGSQLAFGGDDSIATGSVIINTNLAAALGAITALFFTWMKYGKPDISMTLNGCLAGLVGITAGCGNVSAVGAICIGIISGIVVVLSIEFIDKKLKIDDPVGAVSVHGVCGFLGTVLVGVFATDGGLLYGGGAGLLGVQTLGSLSMIGWAVLASFIVLFILKSTIGLRVSEKEEIEGLDVHEHGVNVYGKEI encoded by the coding sequence ATGAACGCACAACAAGAAGAAATACAGAAAGCAGTGGATGCAGCCGTTGAATCGGTGAATGCAGACCTGGGCATATTATGGATTATTATTGCTGCCATTTTAGTATTTTTTATGCAAGCCGGGTTTACCCTGGTAGAAACCGGTTTTACAAGAAGTAAGAACGCAGGTAATATTATAATGAAAAATTTTATGGACCTTGCCGTAGGTTCATTAATGTTTTGGCTAGTGGGTTACTCTATTATGTACGGAGGAACAACTATTCTGGGTGGTTTTATGAGAGACCCGTTTGACCTGGCAATGTTTAACCAGGATGACTGGCATAATTTGTTCTTTCAAACTGTATTCTGTGCAACTGCCGCTACTATTGTATCTGGTGCTGTTGCGGGAAGAACAAAGTTCTCAACGTACCTTATATTTTCGGCAGTTTTAACTACGATTATCTATCCAATCTCCGGAAGCTGGTTATGGCCGTTTGACGATCAGGCATGGCTTAATAATATGGGCTTTATAGATTTTGCAGGATCTACAATTGTACACGCTGTAGGAGGTTTCTCAGGTCTGGTAGCTGCTAAATTAGTAGGTCCGCGTATTGGGAAATACGAGGATGGAAAAGTAAAAGCTATTTTAGGGCATAACCTGGTATACGGAGCGTTAGGTGTTTTTATCCTTTGGTTAGGATGGTTCGGATTTAACGGAGGATCTCAATTAGCCTTCGGAGGTGATGATTCTATTGCTACCGGAAGTGTTATTATCAATACTAATCTTGCTGCGGCACTTGGTGCTATCACCGCACTATTCTTTACCTGGATGAAATACGGAAAACCAGATATCTCTATGACTTTAAACGGTTGTTTGGCGGGTCTTGTAGGTATTACTGCAGGTTGTGGTAATGTAAGTGCTGTAGGAGCTATTTGTATCGGTATTATCTCTGGTATAGTGGTGGTTTTATCTATTGAATTTATTGATAAAAAATTAAAAATTGATGATCCGGTAGGAGCTGTTTCTGTTCACGGAGTTTGTGGATTTTTAGGTACTGTACTTGTAGGTGTATTTGCAACGGATGGCGGACTTCTTTATGGTGGTGGTGCTGGTTTACTAGGAGTACAGACTTTAGGTTCTTTATCTATGATCGGTTGGGCCGTATTAGCTAGTTTTATAGTCCTATTTATATTAAAAAGTACCATAGGTTTAAGAGTTTCTGAAAAAGAAGAAATTGAAGGTCTAGATGTACACGAACACGGAGTAAACGTATACGGAAAGGAAATCTAA
- a CDS encoding trypsin-like peptidase domain-containing protein, translated as MVNLKITCGAVCSFEQLRLRIIVSIITVASLNCLTAQDELPRTYKPYNLTLSTTNGITTKSAAKSEKIIEEKGAPWIRVFFDQVQLKGNSTITLTSLTDNKSQTFNAQTLSKWQNSSAYLNGDKVKITITQNQGVNSSIRINKLEIGKVGNLQTKSQCGPKDNRIRSFHPAVGRIEPIGCTGWITRNGRIVTAGHCVPNAHSASLIVFKVPLSQPTGARVFPGPEDQYPINSITTGYVRGSAETDWAVLIPGENSQTGLTPIQGQNRSFKVVQAKPVGPIRIIGYGNDTGRRNSIQQKHTGPLADYDDRFVRYATDTEPGNSGSPIINRWGNVVGVHAYGGCKVTGPGSNFGIRSTVPAFWDAMGLENSDQSVNAAITAVEHVCDALEFSQTQVNSFADQDASGNFAIKDNGKTISLSDNSWKAIPYAYKITPQTILEVTFSSTSKGEVHAIGFEGDTQLSPKQYFKLYGTQNYGIPDFNDYPGSGTRTYKIAVGQYYTGTASTMVFINDNDAGEGNISVFSNIKVYEGTCGKVSLPTESAGGAELELRSEKGVVIGNEDEYETQSFSLYPNPVSDQFELFIKYNSSVKAVIYNLSGQKHSEVRLHPGVNTFSAKNINLLTGMYMVEIAADNGYTEIKKLIINN; from the coding sequence ATGGTAAATTTAAAAATTACTTGTGGAGCGGTATGCTCTTTCGAGCAACTTCGGCTACGCATTATAGTCTCAATTATTACAGTTGCTTCTTTAAACTGCTTAACTGCTCAAGATGAGCTTCCCAGAACTTACAAACCTTACAACCTTACCTTATCAACCACAAACGGTATTACAACTAAAAGTGCTGCAAAATCTGAAAAAATTATTGAAGAAAAAGGAGCGCCCTGGATACGTGTTTTTTTTGATCAGGTACAGTTAAAAGGGAATAGTACGATTACCCTTACTTCTCTAACAGATAATAAATCACAAACTTTTAATGCACAAACATTAAGTAAGTGGCAAAATAGTAGTGCATATTTAAATGGTGATAAGGTTAAAATTACTATAACCCAAAACCAGGGGGTTAATAGTAGTATAAGGATTAACAAACTGGAAATTGGTAAAGTTGGTAACCTTCAAACCAAGTCTCAATGTGGTCCAAAGGATAACCGAATACGTTCTTTCCATCCGGCAGTGGGTAGAATTGAACCTATAGGGTGTACGGGGTGGATTACCAGAAACGGAAGGATTGTAACCGCCGGTCATTGTGTTCCAAATGCACATAGTGCTTCTTTAATCGTATTCAAAGTACCTCTGTCGCAACCCACTGGAGCTCGTGTATTTCCCGGACCGGAAGATCAATATCCGATTAATAGTATTACTACGGGGTACGTACGAGGAAGTGCAGAAACAGATTGGGCGGTACTGATACCAGGGGAGAATAGTCAGACCGGGTTGACGCCTATACAGGGTCAAAACAGGTCTTTTAAAGTAGTACAGGCTAAACCGGTAGGACCTATTAGGATTATAGGTTATGGTAACGATACCGGTCGGAGAAATTCAATTCAGCAAAAGCATACGGGACCCTTAGCGGATTATGATGACAGATTCGTACGTTATGCTACGGATACGGAACCAGGTAATTCCGGAAGTCCGATTATTAACAGGTGGGGTAATGTAGTAGGAGTACATGCTTACGGAGGTTGTAAAGTAACCGGCCCAGGTTCTAATTTTGGTATACGTAGTACGGTTCCTGCATTTTGGGACGCCATGGGCTTAGAAAATAGTGACCAAAGTGTAAATGCAGCTATTACTGCAGTAGAGCATGTTTGCGATGCATTGGAATTTAGTCAAACCCAGGTAAATTCATTCGCAGATCAGGATGCTTCCGGCAATTTTGCTATAAAAGATAATGGAAAAACCATTTCTTTAAGCGATAATAGTTGGAAAGCTATTCCTTACGCTTATAAAATTACTCCTCAAACAATCCTTGAAGTTACCTTTAGTAGTACCTCAAAAGGGGAAGTTCATGCTATAGGCTTTGAGGGAGATACTCAATTATCTCCAAAACAGTACTTTAAATTATACGGTACTCAAAACTATGGAATACCCGATTTTAATGACTATCCGGGATCCGGAACACGAACTTATAAAATTGCAGTAGGGCAGTATTACACTGGTACGGCAAGTACTATGGTTTTTATCAATGATAATGATGCGGGCGAAGGGAATATCTCGGTGTTTAGTAATATCAAAGTGTATGAGGGAACCTGTGGTAAGGTAAGTTTACCTACTGAAAGTGCAGGCGGGGCAGAACTAGAGCTTCGTTCTGAAAAAGGAGTAGTAATTGGTAATGAAGATGAATATGAAACTCAAAGTTTTTCGCTGTATCCAAATCCGGTAAGCGATCAGTTTGAACTATTTATTAAATATAATTCTTCAGTTAAAGCCGTTATTTATAATTTATCCGGGCAAAAACATTCGGAAGTACGTTTACATCCCGGAGTAAATACATTTTCAGCTAAAAACATAAACTTACTAACTGGGATGTATATGGTAGAAATAGCTGCTGATAATGGGTATACGGAGATCAAAAAATTAATCATCAATAACTAA
- the gltB gene encoding glutamate synthase large subunit, translated as MKKQGMYLPEFEHDACGAGFICSLEGKKSNDIIHKALEILEKLEHRGAVSADGKTGDGAGILIDIPHDFFMSNCSFDLPAEGEYAVSNVFLPKKENQRQYCIETLEKNIEEQGLTLLGWRDVPVDTIHLGEIAAFTEPFVKQVFIGKGNKKDSTFDFNRKLFMVRKISEHTIFSSKLSESKFFYIPSLSTKTLIFKGLLMPEDIKLYYTDLMDPQVVTRLALVHQRFSTNTFPTWDLAQPFRYMCHNGEINTLRGNVTRMRSREELLKSDWFGIEIKEILPVVLPGKSDSASMDMVVELLLMTGRSLPEVMMMMVPEAWEKNPDMSEAKKAFYEFNSCMMEPWDGPASIPFTDGTFIGAVLDRNGLRPSRYTVTKDGYVVMSSETGVVDIAPENVDFHGRLEPGRMFLVNMEEGRIVNDAEIKEEIASKHPYRKWLDNNLVHLRNIPYNDCPLFLGEESIEKRKEVFGYTQEDIDIIVVPMGQQGKEPIGSMGSDTPIAVLSERPQLIYNYFKQLFAQVTNPPLDGIREELITDISLTLGSDQNIFDINQKHCQKLKIQNPVISKEDLDKIKTFKDDGIKTKSVSMLYNVSRGLNGLEDALEELLTKVSTAIDDGNTIIILSDRNVSKHRAPIPALLACSYVNSGLQRLGKRSKVSIIIESAEPREVHHFALLFGYGASAINPYMVNEILLEQVETGIITDFTAEEAIYNFNKAVGKGVLKVMNKIGISTLNSYRSSQLFECIGINTKVVDKYFPNTATRIQGIGLYEIEKEISKRHKKAYVERDIDAVLDLEVGGQYRWRRNGEKHQFNPMSVAKLQRSVRENNPDTYKEYADLINEQSKNLMTIRGLLEFSNYDPIPLEEVEPWTAIVKRFKTGAMSYGSISKEAHETLAVAMNRIGGKSNSGEGGEDPIRFYKDVNGDWKNSAIKQVASGRFGVSSNYLTNAAEIQIKMAQGAKPGEGGQLPGPKVNAEIAKTRNSTPYVGLISPPPHHDIYSIEDLSQLIYDLKSANRSARINVKLVSEVGVGTVAAGVAKAKADVVLISGFDGGTGASPLTSLKHAGLPWELGVAEAQQTLVGNNLRNRIVLECDGQLKTGRDVAVACLLGAEEFGFATAPLVASGCIMMRVCHLNTCPVGIATQNPELRKKFKGKPEHVVNYMYFVAQELREIMAKLGFRTVDEMVGQVHKLDRKKAIEHYKAAGVDLSPILHEVKTPAGTKLYNTEIQDHGLGKSIDFEIIEQAHPALFRKEKITLDFNIVNTDRAVGAILSNEISKIYGAQGLPDNTLKLNFTGAAGQSFGAFATKGLTMIVNGNTNDYLGKGLSGARLIIKVPDEATIVPEDNVITGNVTLYGATDGDVFINGKAGERFCVRNSGARAVVEGIGDHGCEYMTGGIAVVLGEVGRNFGAGMSGGIAYIYDDKGTFDKNCNKEALNLDPVTTDKDKKELKDLIEAHYNATLSPLAQRILEKWEKELPKFIKILPEEYKQALKRLEEERLAFEN; from the coding sequence ATGAAAAAACAAGGAATGTATCTTCCCGAGTTCGAACATGATGCATGTGGAGCTGGTTTTATATGTAGTTTAGAAGGAAAAAAGTCTAATGATATTATACATAAGGCTTTAGAGATTTTAGAAAAACTGGAACATAGAGGTGCGGTAAGTGCCGACGGAAAGACGGGGGATGGTGCCGGAATATTAATTGATATTCCTCATGATTTTTTTATGAGTAATTGTTCCTTTGACCTACCGGCCGAAGGTGAATATGCAGTGAGTAATGTGTTTTTACCAAAAAAAGAAAATCAACGTCAGTACTGTATTGAAACACTGGAAAAAAATATTGAAGAACAGGGTTTAACTTTACTAGGTTGGAGAGATGTTCCGGTAGATACGATACACCTGGGAGAAATTGCTGCTTTTACTGAACCTTTTGTAAAACAGGTTTTTATAGGAAAAGGAAATAAGAAAGATTCTACCTTTGACTTTAACCGAAAACTATTTATGGTCCGTAAGATTTCGGAACACACCATATTTAGTTCCAAATTATCAGAGAGTAAATTCTTTTACATACCAAGTTTATCCACAAAAACCTTAATATTTAAAGGGCTTTTGATGCCCGAAGATATCAAACTATACTATACGGATTTAATGGATCCGCAAGTGGTGACCCGACTTGCACTTGTACATCAGCGATTTTCTACTAATACCTTTCCTACCTGGGACCTGGCACAACCTTTTAGGTATATGTGCCATAATGGGGAGATCAATACGCTTCGCGGAAATGTGACCCGAATGCGGTCTCGCGAAGAATTATTGAAAAGTGATTGGTTCGGAATCGAAATAAAAGAGATTTTACCGGTAGTCCTTCCCGGAAAATCGGATTCTGCCTCTATGGATATGGTCGTAGAGTTATTATTAATGACAGGCAGGTCTTTACCCGAAGTGATGATGATGATGGTGCCGGAAGCATGGGAAAAGAACCCGGATATGTCCGAAGCTAAAAAAGCCTTTTACGAGTTTAACTCCTGTATGATGGAGCCCTGGGACGGTCCGGCTTCCATTCCGTTTACAGATGGTACTTTTATCGGTGCCGTATTAGATAGAAACGGATTACGTCCTTCTAGGTACACGGTGACTAAAGACGGATACGTCGTAATGTCTTCAGAAACCGGAGTTGTTGATATTGCACCGGAGAATGTGGATTTTCACGGACGTCTGGAACCAGGTAGGATGTTCCTTGTAAATATGGAAGAAGGCCGGATTGTAAACGATGCCGAAATTAAGGAAGAAATTGCATCAAAACATCCCTATAGAAAATGGCTGGACAATAATTTGGTTCATTTAAGAAATATACCTTATAATGACTGTCCGTTATTTTTAGGTGAAGAATCTATAGAAAAACGAAAAGAAGTTTTTGGGTATACCCAGGAAGATATTGATATTATCGTGGTACCTATGGGGCAGCAAGGGAAAGAGCCTATTGGATCTATGGGGTCTGATACGCCTATCGCAGTTTTATCAGAGCGCCCACAATTAATTTATAACTACTTTAAACAACTGTTTGCACAGGTAACCAATCCTCCTTTGGATGGAATCCGTGAAGAATTGATTACCGATATTAGTCTAACTCTAGGGTCAGATCAAAATATTTTTGACATTAATCAAAAACACTGTCAGAAATTAAAAATTCAGAACCCAGTGATTTCCAAAGAGGATTTGGATAAAATCAAAACTTTTAAGGACGATGGCATTAAAACCAAGTCCGTATCCATGCTTTATAATGTAAGTCGCGGTTTAAATGGTTTGGAAGATGCCCTGGAAGAATTGTTGACTAAAGTTTCTACAGCAATTGATGATGGAAACACTATTATTATTCTATCTGATAGAAATGTAAGTAAACACAGAGCTCCGATTCCTGCTTTACTAGCCTGTTCGTACGTAAATAGCGGATTACAAAGGTTAGGAAAAAGATCAAAGGTTAGTATTATTATAGAATCAGCAGAACCAAGAGAAGTACATCATTTTGCGTTATTATTTGGTTATGGTGCCAGTGCAATTAATCCGTATATGGTGAATGAAATTTTACTGGAGCAAGTAGAAACCGGTATTATTACTGATTTTACGGCAGAAGAAGCCATCTATAACTTTAATAAGGCCGTTGGTAAAGGGGTACTGAAAGTAATGAATAAGATTGGTATTTCTACCTTAAATTCATACAGAAGTTCGCAACTTTTTGAATGTATCGGGATTAATACTAAAGTCGTTGATAAATACTTTCCAAATACAGCAACTCGTATACAAGGAATAGGTTTGTATGAAATAGAAAAAGAAATTTCAAAACGACATAAAAAAGCCTATGTAGAACGTGATATTGATGCTGTATTAGACCTGGAAGTTGGCGGTCAATACCGATGGAGACGAAACGGAGAAAAACACCAGTTTAATCCAATGTCCGTAGCAAAACTGCAACGTTCCGTAAGAGAAAATAACCCGGACACCTATAAAGAATACGCTGATCTGATTAACGAGCAGTCCAAGAATTTAATGACGATTCGTGGTTTGTTAGAATTCTCTAATTACGATCCGATACCGTTAGAAGAAGTAGAACCCTGGACCGCAATTGTAAAGCGTTTTAAAACCGGAGCCATGTCCTATGGGTCTATCAGTAAAGAGGCTCATGAAACCCTTGCTGTAGCCATGAACCGAATTGGAGGTAAGAGCAACTCCGGTGAAGGGGGAGAAGATCCAATCCGTTTTTATAAAGATGTGAATGGTGACTGGAAAAATTCCGCCATTAAGCAGGTTGCATCGGGTAGGTTTGGAGTGTCTTCTAATTACCTGACCAATGCCGCTGAAATTCAGATTAAAATGGCACAGGGAGCAAAACCCGGAGAAGGCGGACAGTTACCAGGCCCTAAAGTAAATGCCGAAATTGCAAAAACGCGAAATTCTACGCCCTACGTAGGACTCATTTCGCCACCACCGCATCACGATATTTACTCCATTGAAGATTTATCACAATTAATATATGATTTAAAATCAGCCAACCGATCCGCCCGGATTAATGTAAAGTTAGTTTCGGAAGTAGGAGTAGGTACGGTTGCGGCAGGAGTTGCCAAAGCAAAAGCAGATGTAGTCTTAATTTCAGGTTTTGACGGAGGAACCGGGGCATCGCCCTTAACTTCTTTAAAACATGCAGGATTACCCTGGGAACTTGGCGTAGCAGAGGCACAACAAACCCTGGTGGGTAATAATTTAAGAAATAGGATCGTACTGGAATGTGACGGACAATTAAAAACCGGTCGTGATGTTGCCGTAGCTTGTTTATTAGGAGCCGAAGAATTTGGTTTTGCCACCGCACCTTTAGTAGCTTCCGGATGTATTATGATGCGTGTTTGTCATCTAAATACCTGTCCGGTAGGAATTGCGACCCAAAATCCTGAACTACGTAAAAAGTTTAAAGGGAAGCCGGAACACGTAGTAAATTATATGTATTTCGTTGCACAAGAGTTACGCGAAATTATGGCAAAACTTGGGTTTAGAACCGTTGATGAAATGGTAGGGCAGGTACATAAACTGGACCGTAAAAAGGCCATTGAACATTATAAAGCTGCCGGAGTGGATTTATCACCGATTTTACACGAAGTAAAAACACCGGCAGGCACTAAATTATACAATACGGAGATTCAAGATCACGGGTTAGGAAAGTCCATAGATTTTGAAATTATAGAACAAGCGCATCCCGCTTTATTCCGAAAAGAAAAAATTACACTTGACTTTAATATTGTCAATACGGATCGTGCGGTAGGTGCTATTTTAAGTAATGAAATATCCAAAATTTACGGAGCGCAAGGTTTACCGGATAATACGTTAAAGTTGAACTTTACCGGAGCAGCCGGACAAAGTTTTGGGGCTTTTGCTACCAAAGGTTTGACCATGATAGTGAATGGTAATACTAATGACTATCTGGGAAAAGGATTATCCGGAGCTAGGTTAATCATCAAAGTCCCGGACGAAGCTACTATTGTACCGGAAGATAATGTAATTACCGGTAATGTAACATTGTACGGAGCTACAGATGGCGACGTGTTTATTAACGGAAAAGCGGGAGAACGTTTTTGTGTCCGTAACTCAGGGGCAAGAGCCGTAGTCGAAGGTATCGGGGATCATGGTTGTGAATACATGACGGGTGGTATCGCGGTAGTATTAGGCGAAGTTGGCCGTAACTTTGGGGCAGGAATGTCAGGAGGAATTGCCTATATCTATGATGATAAAGGAACTTTTGATAAAAATTGTAACAAAGAAGCTTTAAACCTGGATCCGGTTACTACGGATAAAGATAAAAAGGAGTTAAAAGACCTGATAGAAGCACATTACAATGCGACTCTAAGTCCGCTAGCTCAGCGAATTTTAGAAAAATGGGAGAAGGAGTTGCCTAAGTTTATTAAAATTCTTCCTGAAGAATATAAGCAAGCGTTAAAACGATTGGAAGAAGAACGTTTAGCTTTTGAAAACTAA
- a CDS encoding DUF6428 family protein yields the protein MKLSEVKAFLKTSKGLQFNLPDGSLVPEHFHVTEVGSIHKRFIDCGGTLREEAVVNFQLWNADDYNHRLHPEKLLKIIELSEEKLLIGDHEVEVEFQGTTIQKFGLEIEKDHFVLTSKHTDCLAKENCGVLESKPRIRISDVAQQNVCSPNSGCC from the coding sequence ATGAAATTATCTGAAGTAAAAGCATTTTTAAAAACGAGTAAAGGTTTACAGTTTAACTTACCTGACGGAAGTCTTGTACCCGAACATTTTCATGTGACGGAAGTAGGCAGTATTCATAAAAGATTTATTGATTGTGGGGGTACTCTAAGAGAAGAAGCTGTGGTTAACTTTCAACTATGGAATGCTGATGACTATAACCACCGCTTACATCCGGAAAAGCTTCTAAAAATTATCGAACTCTCTGAGGAGAAATTATTGATCGGAGATCATGAAGTAGAAGTAGAATTTCAGGGAACTACCATTCAAAAATTCGGTTTAGAGATTGAAAAGGATCATTTTGTCCTTACTTCAAAACATACGGATTGCCTGGCTAAAGAAAACTGTGGAGTTCTGGAATCAAAACCTCGTATTCGAATTTCTGACGTAGCACAACAAAATGTTTGTTCGCCAAATAGCGGATGTTGTTAG
- a CDS encoding glutamate synthase subunit beta codes for MGKITGFLEFDRETEVYEPVTERIKGYKEFTVPMDESKLKNQGARCMGCGIPFCHSGCPLGNLIPDFNDAVYKNQWQKATQILHATNNFPEFTGRLCPAPCEEACVLGINEDPVTIENIEKNIAEKAFSNGWVKARPPKERTDKKIAIVGSGPAGLAAAQQLNRAGHKVTVYERDEKVGGLLRYGIPDFKMEKHVIDRRLAILEEEGITFKTGVHIGKDVEATTLKENYDAVLLCTGATVRRSLPIKGADLKGVVQAMDFLPQNNRRVDGCKDLGEEILATGKDVIVIGGGDTGSDCIGTSIRHKANSVTNFEIMGKGTVDRPANQPWPFWPMRLRTSSSHEEGAARQWSISTKEFLDDGKGNLKGLITVHVEWVKENGRFTLKEIPGTEKEWKCDLVLLALGFTGSEPTISEQLGVQMDERTNIKATENTYATNVKGVYAAGDTRRGQSLIVWAISEGRQAAYHIDTYLMGSSNLPLKGEGDLPRV; via the coding sequence ATGGGAAAAATAACGGGATTTTTAGAATTTGACAGAGAAACCGAAGTATACGAACCTGTTACCGAAAGAATAAAGGGATATAAGGAGTTTACCGTTCCTATGGACGAATCCAAACTTAAGAATCAGGGAGCACGGTGTATGGGCTGTGGTATTCCGTTTTGTCATAGCGGATGTCCGCTGGGTAATTTGATACCGGATTTTAATGATGCGGTTTATAAAAACCAATGGCAAAAAGCTACGCAAATTTTGCATGCTACCAACAATTTTCCGGAGTTCACCGGACGTTTGTGTCCCGCACCTTGTGAAGAAGCTTGTGTTTTAGGGATCAATGAAGATCCGGTTACTATAGAAAATATTGAAAAAAATATTGCCGAAAAAGCTTTTAGCAACGGATGGGTTAAAGCACGTCCTCCTAAAGAGCGGACCGATAAAAAGATTGCTATTGTAGGATCCGGACCTGCTGGTCTGGCCGCAGCGCAGCAACTAAATAGGGCAGGGCATAAGGTTACCGTATATGAACGAGATGAAAAGGTAGGTGGATTGTTACGTTATGGTATTCCGGATTTTAAAATGGAAAAACATGTAATTGACCGCCGTCTGGCTATTCTGGAAGAAGAAGGGATAACCTTTAAAACCGGGGTTCATATAGGAAAGGATGTAGAAGCTACAACTCTTAAAGAAAACTATGATGCCGTATTACTTTGTACGGGAGCTACGGTAAGACGAAGTTTACCAATTAAAGGTGCGGATTTAAAAGGAGTGGTACAAGCCATGGATTTCTTACCACAGAACAACCGAAGAGTGGATGGTTGTAAAGACTTAGGTGAAGAAATTCTAGCCACAGGCAAGGATGTGATCGTAATAGGAGGGGGAGATACCGGCTCAGATTGTATTGGTACTTCCATTCGACATAAAGCTAATTCAGTTACGAATTTTGAAATTATGGGGAAAGGTACGGTAGACCGACCTGCTAATCAACCCTGGCCGTTTTGGCCTATGCGTTTACGAACTAGTTCTTCTCATGAAGAAGGAGCTGCAAGGCAATGGAGCATTTCTACCAAAGAATTTCTAGATGACGGAAAAGGAAATCTAAAAGGACTGATTACCGTTCATGTAGAATGGGTAAAAGAAAACGGAAGGTTTACTTTAAAAGAAATACCAGGTACTGAAAAAGAATGGAAATGTGATTTGGTACTATTGGCTTTAGGTTTTACCGGTTCCGAACCTACTATCTCAGAACAATTAGGGGTTCAGATGGATGAACGTACGAATATCAAAGCTACCGAAAACACTTATGCAACCAATGTAAAAGGGGTATATGCAGCCGGGGATACCCGTAGAGGGCAATCTTTAATTGTATGGGCAATTTCCGAAGGAAGACAAGCAGCCTATCATATTGATACGTATTTAATGGGATCTTCTAATTTACCCTTAAAAGGAGAAGGCGATCTTCCGAGAGTATAA
- a CDS encoding ArsR/SmtB family transcription factor, which yields MGVTKTKNFTNRQNELANYAKVLAHPARIAILEFIFESDQCICRDLVKEIGLAQATISQHLKELKAMELLKGSVEGTSVCYCLHTENWLALKKAMSTFLNQPNVSDKTRC from the coding sequence ATGGGAGTTACTAAAACTAAAAATTTTACAAATAGACAAAATGAATTGGCTAACTACGCTAAAGTACTGGCACATCCGGCACGTATTGCTATTTTAGAATTTATTTTTGAATCAGACCAATGTATTTGTAGAGATTTAGTAAAGGAGATAGGACTGGCACAAGCCACTATCTCACAACACTTAAAAGAACTAAAAGCTATGGAATTATTAAAGGGATCCGTAGAAGGCACTTCTGTTTGCTATTGTTTACATACTGAAAATTGGTTGGCTTTAAAGAAAGCGATGAGCACTTTTCTGAACCAACCGAACGTTTCCGATAAAACCAGATGTTAA
- a CDS encoding P-II family nitrogen regulator, whose product MKKIEAIIRRSRYRAVKEALHDKGINFFSYWDVTGVGNEKEGHVYRGISYSTSDIQRRYLSIVVNDEFEEVAIQAILTAGKTGDVGDGKVFVSDISEAYRIRTSEKGGATIN is encoded by the coding sequence ATGAAAAAAATAGAAGCTATTATCCGCAGATCAAGATATCGAGCTGTTAAAGAGGCTTTGCACGACAAAGGAATTAACTTTTTCTCGTATTGGGATGTAACCGGAGTCGGAAACGAAAAAGAAGGACACGTATATCGTGGCATTTCGTACAGCACCTCTGATATTCAAAGAAGGTATTTATCCATTGTTGTGAATGACGAATTTGAAGAAGTTGCCATTCAGGCTATTCTCACTGCAGGTAAAACAGGAGATGTAGGTGATGGTAAAGTCTTTGTTTCTGACATTAGCGAGGCATATCGTATACGAACATCTGAAAAAGGTGGGGCTACCATAAATTAA
- a CDS encoding low molecular weight phosphatase family protein — MKIYPQISTYLEQLKPESISEDRKKLLEPLCEYIKASQKAGDLINLNFICTHNSRRSHLSQIWAQTIATYCGIDKVFSYSGGTEATAVYPMVLTTLKNIGFQIDALNKAENPVHAVKFGEIHLPVVAFSKKYDHSFNPKKKFVAILTCSEANEACPFVPGADQRFPITFEDPKAFDHTDKALEKYEERSRQIAMELLYVFSHIR, encoded by the coding sequence ATGAAAATATACCCGCAGATTAGTACGTATCTGGAACAGTTAAAACCCGAAAGCATTTCGGAAGATAGAAAAAAGCTTTTAGAACCTCTTTGTGAGTATATAAAGGCATCACAAAAAGCAGGAGATCTGATCAACCTTAACTTTATTTGTACCCATAATTCCCGAAGAAGCCATTTATCGCAAATCTGGGCGCAGACTATCGCTACCTATTGTGGTATAGATAAGGTATTTTCATATTCGGGGGGTACTGAAGCTACGGCAGTATATCCTATGGTTCTGACAACGTTAAAAAACATAGGATTCCAAATTGATGCGTTGAATAAGGCAGAAAATCCAGTTCATGCTGTAAAATTTGGAGAAATTCATTTGCCAGTTGTTGCTTTTTCAAAAAAATACGATCATTCTTTTAATCCTAAAAAGAAGTTTGTTGCTATTTTAACCTGTTCTGAAGCCAATGAAGCATGTCCGTTTGTACCTGGAGCTGATCAACGTTTTCCAATTACCTTTGAAGATCCTAAAGCTTTTGATCATACAGATAAAGCTTTAGAAAAATACGAAGAACGCAGTCGACAAATTGCTATGGAACTGTTATACGTTTTTTCACACATTAGATAG